In a genomic window of Trichoderma atroviride chromosome 4, complete sequence:
- a CDS encoding uncharacterized protein (EggNog:ENOG41), whose product MDEPISLRWSDTFAILPQSDPICSKLPGDKIILPPSALQQLLSAASSQAATSGSNGYFGSSHFTTPVYGQETQQLPNPLIFRLVNPKNHNVVYAGIREFSAPEGTMGLSSLLLEALAIGPDDFVSLSSDDAEIEDAEDPIAQNAAVKGSRITVHAEQLQKGTYVRLRPLEAGYNPDDWKPLLERQLRQNFTTLTKNTVIPVQGSQGESFKLLVDKFAPDGDGVCVIDTDLEVDIEALNEEQARETMRQIMAQGQSVSSDSSKGGELDIWKDVEGRVVPGEYVDYTLPSWDRSQSLVVTLSGISDADSLDLFVTPKSREQRALPREAVHVFGDFSSAQYGVKSITIMPTNIELEDAESLLISVHGYQDPDSDVKSSTPVAYTIRAKVVPLDGPTSELPMELDKEQHSADEEQCTNCLQWVPKRTMVLHQNFCLRNNILCPICKSVFKKGSPEYEAHWHCDHDEAHGDSPLSKAKHDRVFHTDYNCPSCAFSTNSLADLARHRTTVCPGKIILCRFCHLEVPQEGDPFNPSPEVVLSGMSAHELADGARTTECHLCDKIIRLRDMETHLKHHELDKAVRSKPIVCRNVNCGRTLYGVGQRGQIGTPSSPVRGPANDIGLCSICFGPLYVSMHDPEGKSLRRRIERRYLSQLITGCGKPHCTNEWCKTGRVNSGLEPKRSSAAAVLPIVKPLLPGALNPSEPAYLCVDETSQTSRKLADLLAAEKAYDLEWCVAAAEAERADIDRMRDWLQSWAPRR is encoded by the coding sequence ATGGACGAGCCAATCTCTCTCCGGTGGTCAGACACGTTCGCGATCCTTCCTCAGTCCGATCCGATCTGCAGCAAGCTCCCGGGAGACAAGATCATTCTGCCTCCGTCTgctcttcaacagctgctCTCAGCTGCGTCTTCTCAGGCAGCGACGTCTGGCAGCAACGGTTACTTCGGCTCCAGCCACTTTACCACTCCGGTATACGGGCAGGAAACTCAACAGCTCCCCAATCCTTTGATATTCCGACTCGTGAACCCGAAAAATCATAATGTGGTGTACGCTGGAATCAGAGAATTTTCTGCTCCCGAGGGAACTATGGGCTTGAGCTCATTGCTCCTTGAGGCTCTTGCCATTGGGCCTGATGATTTCGTATCGTTGAGCTCTGATGATGCAGAAATTGAAGATGCGGAAGACCCCATAGCCCAAAATGCCGCCGTCAAAGGCAGTCGGATTACAGTACATGccgagcagcttcagaaAGGAACGTATGTGCGGCTGCGACCTCTCGAAGCTGGATATAATCCAGACGATTGGAAGCCATTGCTAGAACGCCAGCTCCGGCAAAACTTTACAACATTGACAAAGAACACGGTCATCCCTGTGCAAGGCTCACAGGGGGAATCCTTCAAGCTGCTTGTGGATAAGTTTGCGCCTGATGGTGACGGTGTCTGTGTAATTGACACAGATCTAGAGGTTGATATTGAGGCCCTGAATGAAGAGCAGGCTAGAGAGACAATGCGCCAAATCATGGCACAGGGACAATCGGTCTCTTCTGACAGCTCCAAAGGTGGCGAGTTGGACATTTGGAAAGATGTCGAAGGCCGGGTGGTACCTGGTGAATACGTCGATTACACGCTTCCGTCCTGGGACCGATCACAGAGTTTGGTCGTCACTCTAAGTGGCATATCTGATGCGGACAGCTTGGATCTTTTTGTCACCCCCAAATCGCGTGAACAAAGAGCTCTTCCTCGAGAGGCTGTCCACGTCTTTGGAGATTTTTCATCTGCTCAGTACGGTGTCAAATCCATAACAATAATGCCAACCAATATCGAGCTTGAAGACGCGGAGAGTCTACTTATATCTGTCCATGGTTATCAAGATCCTGATTCGGATGTTAAATCATCAACACCAGTTGCCTACACTATCCGGGCAAAGGTTGTTCCTTTGGACGGACCAACAAGCGAGCTCCCTATGGAACTTGACAAGGAACAACATTCCGCGGATGAAGAGCAATGTACGAATTGTTTGCAGTGGGTCCCGAAGCGAACCATGGTTTTGCACCAGAATTTCTGTTTGAGGAACAATATTCTCTGCCCCATCTGCAAGTCGGTATTCAAAAAGGGCTCGCCCGAGTATGAGGCCCATTGGCACTGCGATCACGATGAGGCCCATGGAGATTCGCCCCTaagcaaagccaagcacGATAGAGTGTTTCATACAGACTACAACTGCCCGTCTTGCGCGTTTTCGACCAACTCGCTCGCAGATTTAGCGCGCCACCGCACAACCGTGTGCCCTGGAAAGATTATCCTCTGTCgcttttgccatcttgaagtGCCTCAAGAAGGAGACCCCTTTAACCCGTCACCCGAAGTTGTGCTTTCAGGAATGTCAGCCCATGAATTGGCAGACGGGGCTCGTACTACAGAGTGCCATCTATGTGATAAAATCATTCGTCTGAGAGACATGGAAACCCACCTGAAGCACCATGAGCTTGACAAGGCGGTCCGATCGAAGCCCATTGTCTGTCGAAATGTCAACTGTGGACGAACACTGTACGGCGTTGGGCAAAGGGGCCAGATAGGCACTCCGAGCTCACCTGTCAGAGGTCCGGCAAACGACATTGGCCTCTGCTCAATTTGCTTCGGACCTCTGTATGTTAGTATGCATGATCCGGAAGGAAAGTCTTTACGACGAAGAATAGAGAGGCGATACCTCAGTCAGCTGATTACGGGATGTGGGAAACCGCACTGCACCAACGAATGGTGCAAAACGGGGCGAGTGAATTCTGGCCTTGAGCCCAAGCGGTCATCTGCCGCTGCAGTACTCCCTATCGTGAAGCCGCTTTTGCCCGGGGCACTCAACCCGTCGGAACCAGCATATCTCTGTGTTGACGAAACGAGCCAGACCAGTCGCAAGCTAGCAGACCTTTTGGCCGCTGAAAAGGCTTATGACCTGGAATGGTGCGTTGCCGCTGCGGAAGCCGAAAGGGCAGACATTGATAGGATGAGAGATTGGCTGCAATCGTGGGCCCCGCGAAGATGA
- a CDS encoding uncharacterized protein (EggNog:ENOG41), with the protein MSLATFHDPTREEIQLLASTVTDDPTTSLYDTIHNSLVLSHVIPYLSISSILSLAATNRAFRELLFSTPGVFRHLDLTHIKALKFEIDKIDHGGEIWRNVQLDENVTEDDFYSGPLRGILSNLKRRHILENVQTLVLDGLSVTAELCHDIINDAAFNVRVLSIRDVKNLNQAKLRQALQYACRETRPVGSPKLKALYVFGSRDVLAAAKPSGPSASSISTEWNKKSQTALASSLKQEGDAWWHKKGRIIPRPISQEWAHCMLACRGIISFDAVLCQGLRHRNSPVFKGGSDADSAPAVATYALSGCENCHKAPEGFTYPNGISPDANLPLLAPLPHLSSSLRAATAPKDADASFVPRCMDCIRERYCTGCNKWWCESCYEFSGQSSSGHYATQIAIVDDDTVNDFGDLDLEAPTMKVKPRVSKSCWECGNNCDDCIYRTQRVCRKCNAGYCTTHNEGCSTNHCDCNAHPLMA; encoded by the exons ATGAGCCTAGCTACCTTCCACGACCCAACGCGCGAAGAGATCCAACTACTGGCTTCAACGGTGACTGATGATCCAACCACTTCCCTCTATGATACCATCCACAACTCCCTCGTCCTGAGCCACGTTATTCCCTACCTGTCCATCTCGAGCATCTTGAGCCTAGCTGCGACGAACCGAGCTTTCCGGGAGCTCCTCTTTAGCACGCCGGGAGTGTTTCGCCATCTTGATCTCACCCACATCAAGGCTCTCAAGTTTGAGATTGACAAGATCGACCATGGAGGCGAGATCTGGCGTAATGTTCAATTAGATGAAAACGTTACTGAAGATGA CTTTTACTCTGGTCCGCTGAGGGGCATCTTGTCCAACCTCAAGCGACGGCACATTCTGGAAAATGTCCAGACTCTGGTTCTTGACGGACTCTCCGTGACTGCGGAGCTGTGCCATGATATCATCAATGATGCGGCCTTCAATGTCCGCGTCTTATCGATCCGGGACGTCAAGAACTTGAACCAGGCCAAGCTTCGCCAGGCACTACAGTATGCCTGCCGCGAAACTCGGCCAGTTGGTTCtcccaagctcaaggctctCTACGTCTTTGGTTCCCGGGAcgtcttggctgctgcgaagCCGTCCGGCCCATCCGCATCGTCTATTAGCACGGAGTGGAACAAGAAGAGTCAAACTGCTCTGGCATCTTCTTTGAAGCAGGAGGGAGATGCCTGGTGGCACAAGAAGGGCCGCATCATCCCTCGACCTATCAGCCAAGAGTGGGCTCACTGCATGCTCGCTTGTCgaggcatcatctcctttgATGCTGTGCTTTGCCAAGGCCTGCGCCATCGCAACTCGCCAGTCTTCAAGGGCGGATCCGATGCTGACAGCGCTCCCGCCGTGGCTACATATGCTCTGTCGGGCTGTGAGAATTGCCACAAAGCCCCCGAAGGCTTCACTTATCCGAACGGCATCAGTCCGGATGCCAACTTACCGCTGCTGGCTCCGCTGCCTCATCTCTCTTCGTCCCTTCGGGCTGCAACCGCACCCAAAGACGCAGACGCCTCATTTGTGCCCAGATGCATGGACTGCATCCGCGAGCGGTACTGCACAGGTTGCAATAAATGGTGGTGTGAATCATGCTACGAGTTTTCTGGCCAAAGTTCAAGCGGCCATTATGCAACACAAATCGCCATCGTTGACGATGATACGGTCAATGACTTTGGCGATTTGGATCTCGAAGCTCCGACTATGAAAGTCAAG CCACGAGTTTCTAAAAGCTGCTGGGAATGCGGCAACAAT TGTGACGATTGCATTTATCGTACTCAGCGAGTGTGCAGGAAATGCAACGCTGGCTATTGCACCACACACAATGAAGGATGTTCAACGAACCAC TGCGATTGTAATGCTCACCCCCTTATGGCTTGA
- a CDS encoding uncharacterized protein (BUSCO:EOG092D1SLT): MAGGRKSKAAAPARPQNTLVLDNGAWTLKAGLVCGGSIPEPRVVQNCIARDRSKKIYVASELDRCRDFGEIQFRRPVEKGYLVNWEAQKEIWDQELFGDKAQLKCDPSETRLMLTEQPNALPVLQTNCDQIVFEEYGFSSYYRGVGSTFNAYHDLQSLFRTPKDALTAANTPAEIMLVVDSGFSHTTITPLLGGRPLHSAIRRIDIGGKFLTNYMARLISLRHFDMRNDLYIVNEMKEASCYVSADFKRDLERTWKGTRGEKREDYISGAGIVKDYVLPDFHTRHKGILREYDPAQHTKSKKLAAAGHSEEDVLTLRNERFTVPELIFRPSDVGMRQPGLADAIQQSLHELPIGLWPGLLANIVVVGGSSLFDGFIQRLQKELVQLVPDDCIVRVARPADPITNTWYGAAHMANHPNIEKVAVTKQEYEENGSAWIARKFSTGLLTP; this comes from the exons ATGGCGGGCGGTCGCAAATCCAAGGCCGCGGCTCCAGCTCGCCCCCAGAACACGCTCGtcctcgacaatggcgcctGGACGCTCAAGGCCGGCCTCGTCTGCGGCGGCTCCATCCCCGAGCCTCGCGTCGTCCAAAACTGCATCGCGCGCGATCGCTCAAAGAAGATTTACGTTGCGTCGGAGCTCGACAGATGCCGGGACTTTGGCGAGATCCAGTTCCGACGGCCGGTCGAGAAGGGCTATCTGGTCAACTGGGAGGCGCAAAAGGAGATTTGGGACCAGGAGCTGTTTGGCGACAAGGCACAGCTGAAATGCGACCCCAGCGAGACCCGGCTGATGCTCACGGAGCAGCCGAATGCGCTGCCCGTGCTGCAGACGAACTGCGACCAGATTGTCTTTGAGGAGTACGGCTTCTCGAGCTACTACAGAGGCGTTG GCTCGACGTTCAATGCATATCACGACCTGCAGAGCCTCTTCCGTACGCCAAAAGACGCCCTTACAGCCGCCAACACGCCAGCTGAGATTATGCTGGTAGTCGATTCCGGCTTTTCGCACACGACAATCACTCCCCTCCTCGGCGGACGACCCCTCCACTCGGCCATTAGGAGAATCGACATTGGCGGCAAGTTCCTGACAAACTACATGGCTCGCCTCATCTCCCTGCGCCATTTCGACATGCGAAACGACTTGTACATTGTCAACGAGATGAAGGAAGCGTCGTGCTACGTTTCTGCCGACTTCAAGAGAGATCTAGAACGCACATGGAAGGGAacgagaggagagaagcgcGAGGATTACATCTCCGGAGCTGGGATTGTCAAAGACTACGTTCTGCCAGATTTTCACACTAGGCACAAGGGTATCCTCCGTGAATACGATCCTGCTCAGCATACGAAATCCAAAAAACTGGCCGCAGCAGGCCACTCAGAAGAAGACGTCTTGACTCTGCGAAACGAGCGATTCACCGTCCCAGAACTCATCTTCCGTCCGTCAGACGTGGGTATGCGACAGCCCGGTCTTGCAGACGCCATTCAGCAATCTCTCCACGAGCTGCCCATTGGCCTCTGGCCTGGCCTTCTCGCCAATATCGTTGTAGTCGGCGGTAGCTCTCTGTTCGACGGGTTCATTCAGCGCCTGCAAAAGGAGCTCGTGCAGCTTGTCCCCGACGACTGTATCGTCCGCGTCGCCCGCCCTGCGGatcccatcaccaacacATGGTACGGAGCCGCCCACATGGCAAATCATCCAAACATCGAAAAAGTGGCCGTCACGAAGCAAGAGTACGAAGAGAACGGCAGTGCATGGATAGCCCGCAAATTCTCAACAGGCCTCTTGACTCCCTGA